The genome window ATTAGGAGTCCAAGTCTTAATGGACTTAGGAGTAGAACTTAATAAATAGGGATGTATCTGTTTCTTTTTTTCATCAAGAAAATAACATTTCAACCTTTTGGCAAACCCTAGAAGGCCGATACCCTCGAAGTGATCTTATCCCTtttttcctcttctccttctatgataaaaccctaggggtcttatcatctggtatcagagcagcgatcctcggcatTCCCGCTGCAACTCCCCATATCCCATCGTCCATCGCCATCTCTCTCCTCAGCTGCGCCCCCTTGGAGATGGCACTGCCAGCGTCTTCTTCCAGCCGCACGCCTCCAGCCTGCTGATTGGCAGTTCCCACACCGATCGCTCAGCGTCCCGTTGCTAACCAGCCACAGCGTTCTCGCTGCAACATCCCACATCCCATCATCCGTCGCCATCTCTCTCCTCAGCCGTGCCCCAACCGGAGATGGCACTCGTAGCATCTCCTTCCAGTCGCATGCCTTCCAGCCTGCTGATTGGCAGTTCCCACACCGATCGCTCAGCGCCCCACTGCTAACCAGCCACGTAATCGCCGCGCTTCCCAATCGAGCCCTTCTTCTTCCCTCCCTTCGTCACTGCCGCTGCGTTTTCCCCGCGACTCATCGTGGTCTCCTCTGCTCACGCTGCCTCCCAGCCTTcaacagcagcgatccctccacccaGCGACCGCAGCGAgcttcgctgcctcccagccctcggcAGCAGCGACCCTCCAAGCAACGACCGCGGTGAGCCCTCGGcaacgctgcctcccagccctcagtagcagcaaccctccacgcagcgaccgtGGCGAGCCCCCGGTGACGCTGTTCCTAGCCGTGCCACCATCACTGCCTCCTAGCCTCTCGGTGTCCAAGGCTTCATCGGCATCCTCGCAGTCACCCTTCACGCCCACAGCGCTGCCACCGACCAACATCACAACAGCTGCATTGAATACGGCAATGCTGATGCCCTTAACcccacaccaaaaacaggagttgggaATTACAGATCTGCAGTCCTTTGCAATGACTACTGATAATTCAATGAAAGTCCAACTGAAACCTTGGAagccagaattgagaaccgactgcaggaaacccttaatgatttcaaaaggagCATATCGAAGAACTTCATCaagtttcaacaagatgaaagCAAGTCCGACATTGAACCAATCTGGAGACATAGGAAAAAGGCACCAAGAACATGACATAAGCTACCCACGCATGAAGGTGGAAGTTCCAATATGGGAAGATggtgatccgaccaattggatcttagggtagaaattttttttcgttttcatagaactccagaagaatctaaggtggaaatagcttcaatccaactagatggagatgcaatctaatggtatgattggtacgaaacctaTCACGGGGTCTcctcgtgggagcaattcaagagaggacttcttgttcgctttggatcATCTGAGtacgagaatgttgatgggcaactagccaaaattcgtcagagtcCTATAGTGCTAGAATATCAGAGCGGatttgaacgattgtcaaatcaagctagagactaGTCCGaacagctgcgatctcatttgcacgtttgcatgaggaaaaaattaaCATAGAGAATCGTCGTAAAAGAAATGACAACAAACAGATGATCAGCAAGCCGTCCACCCCATCTATTCTTAGTCGAAACCCTAACATccgaagactaacccgagaaAAACTCAAGGACAGAACAGCGAAAGGTTTGCGCtggcattgtgatgaaaagtACAGTAAAGAGTACCAATGCAAACAAGGGaagcttctgatgattgaaccgatcgagaaGGAACCGGAAGCTgacaatgtggactccgatcattaaGGTATGGATACTGATAATGATGTTATacctatcacacatacagtgcatgcattggccgactactctaacccgcaaattatgaaagttggaggaacttcGAAGCATCAGCCTgttactattttgattgatactggtggaactaacaattttatggatagtaaggttgctgcacgattggcctaccacattgaagactgtgacaaatttgaagtaaaggtcattgatggacggattctaacttgtgatagcaagtgttcaaagataaaattgattatgcaAGGCCAAGAATtgcttgtggatttctttttgctaCCCTTGGAAGATTTCAAAGTGGTGCTTagaattgaatgactatcaacctTAGGTGATGTTttctggaatttttctaaactaatcatgaagttttttattaacggaaagcaggtgatcctaaagggaagacgtggaagtaaggtcacaacCATCACTAGCCATCGAATGGAGAGGGTTCTTCAGAAGACTGCAATGACTACTATACCGGAAGGCCGACCCATTGCTTATACTATCAtgaagtggagaccctacttaattgatcaacgggttatgatgcaCCACAGATATCCTGTGACTGAAGTATTAGTGCAATAGGCCAACTTACTAATTGAAGATGCCACTTGTGAGTCCTACAAGATGCTAAATGAGAAGTTCCCACTACtcgatgctgctcaaccttgaggacaagactgatttgaaggggTGAGGAATGTTAAGAACTCTTAAATTTCTGAGTTTTTGAGTCCTAAACTAATGTAATGTTCTCTTGAGTTTTCTAGTTCCAGTAGAAGTCAGCTAGACCTTCTAGTCGGCTAGGGTTCTTATTTGagatttattattttgattaggaGTCCAAGTCTTAATGGACTCGggagtggaactctataaatagggatgtatctATTTCTTTTCTTCATCAAGAAAATAACATTTCAACTTTtgtcaaaccctaggaggccgatcccctcaaagtgatcaaggaggccaatcccctcgaagtgatcttatccctttttttctcttctccttctatgACAAAACCATAGAGACCTTACCATATTCACAATAAGCACTATGCAATTATACATTCGGACAGCAagcatttttttttatctcatttACATGGCTTTCTTTAAACATTTTCTTATGCTTCTTCCAACAACTTTATaggttttgaaaaaaaaaaatagaagtatATGATGATCAGATGATGTATTGTAGAAAACAATTTGCGGCTAACAAAATTATGCAGAAAGAAATTTGGACAGTCTGTCAGAATTTCTTAATGTAAAATTGATTATTTGAATATCCTGACAGAGTTTATAGGCTAAAATTCTGAAGGAGGACTAAGGAATATGATTATAAAAGCCACTAATCTTTGGCATCAATAAAGAGCCCATATATAAAGTCAGATGTTCCAAACAGTTCTTCAAACTTGAGTACATTGAGAATGTCTTCAGTGACTAAGATGCAATGCAATAACCTCAAATTGTACAAGTATTGTTGTGAGTTAAGCAATAAAAGGATAAATAGAAGTCGGTCTACTTAACATACTGTATTTCCAATAAATGCTGGTGCACCAGGTGGCTGTATATAGAATTGGTATGCGTTTTGGCTTTCAGCCTGTCAAGGACAAAAGTGGAAGCAGTTGAATTTAGCCAGTAACCAATTAGTATATAATTAAGATGTAAGAGTTTGAGTAACAGCAAGAACATACCTTTAAACTAGCTAATAAGACTAAAGGATCCATCGTAGTATCGATAATATATTTACTACACCGTGCAAGTAcgacctaagaaaattcaaatatgtCACTGAAGGAAATACAAACATATTGCCAGAACAGGATTAAAGGCTTGGATAAACAAGTAGTGCAGCTAGGGAAAATATGAATTTGACCTGGCAGTAAAGAAAACACATGATTTGAGTCCAAGAAACTACTACTGAAGTGAATGTGCTGGTTAAATTTGAGGACAGATTGTATGATCAACATTAAAGAGTAACATCttgtaaaaattattaataatgagtAAATAATAACTAGTCAAGCTGTTATTTTCACAAATAAACTAGTTGTACCTTCACCAACTCCGATTCTCTTCCATTTATTATCTCTAGAGCTCTTTTAACAGATATATCCCAAGACCCTTTGGATGGAAAATGCTGAAAACTGATGATGGCTGTTTTTGGATCTAACTTCCTCAATCTACCAAAGCAAGAGGAGATCTGCATAACTACCAGTACGTTAACATTTTAGCTAGGTTATTTATCACTATACATGCATGGAAATTAATGAACTTGTCCACAAAGAAAGCATTCATGCTGCATTACAGACCTGTTGCAGTGTAGCTTTAAGCTCATCCATTGCTTTTTGCCACGTCCAGAGAAGATTGTTATCCCATGCGATAGTCAGAGCGAGCATTGAACTTTCTTGAAGCTGATCAAACTCAACCTGTCATTGAAATACTTCAGTGGCATCCGGTTAAGAACCGAAAACTAGTAGTTGCATTCAAAATTCTAAATACAGTACATAGAGACAAAGAACATTAGTCAATTGCAAGTAAACAAGTGCAGGGTAACGAGAGGAACTTTTGTACCTGTGGAACAATGAAGTAAAAAGAACCAAAATCCTCCCATTCGGAGGCAACAACAGTCCTTGCATCAAAACGCATGGCACCATACGCACGAATAAGAGGGCAGTCCTTGCATAGAAATCTTGATAGGACAAGACAAGGGATAGATTGGTTAACTATTGGCAATCAAGGCAGTGAGGGTAATtctaatagaagaaacaaaaagaaaacgtAGCAGGCCAGGGCACCAGTCGCTAATATTTATTCCTTCAAAGTTGTTTGGCTTAATTAGGTAGGATTAGTTTATCAAGTAAAAACAAAGAGAAGTGCCCGGTGATGAAGAAAGAAAAAGGTTGAATTTGACAGATGGCGGACAACGAGGGATCAAACCCTCGGAACAGTGGATCAAGAAGGGGATGAGCCAAGAATGAATTAGTGAATCAAATGTACCTTTTAATGGATTGCCAGTCTTGCAAGGCAAAAGGATAGGACCCTTGGAAGAAGACTGCGGACCCGACGCCGGCAACGCTGACCAATTCCTGCTCATCACCATCAGCCTTGGCGGTACTCGCAAGCCCTCCTCCGTTGCCGACTAACGAGAGGCTAGTCAAATCTAGACTCTGCCCTCTAGTGGAGAAGAAACAGCGAGGCAGGACCTGATGTTGCGATTGCGCCTGCAGCCACTCCAGCGCGTCCGCCCGCTGCCGTATCGGCACCTGCGCGGTGTGGGATTCTGTTTAAAAGATATATATCATATATTCGCGTACATATTTATCTATTCGCAGTCGCTACCAGTTTTTTTCTTGGTCAAAGAATGGACGGCTGTTATAGAGCAAATCGGTCTACCAGCCAATCAGAATCGTCTAAAGCTGATAAGGCGGCGGATTGATTACCTGGAGACGGATGATGCCGGAGTCGGACTGCGGCGGGTTGGCCTCCAACACCGAGACTGCCAGCTTTAGCTGCGGCACCGCCAGCTCCGGGGCCGACACTGAGGCCAGTGTCCTTGTCTCGCAGATGCCCACCGCCTTGTCGGAGCCGCCAGCCCCACCACACCCGTTCATGGACAGCCAACAACTCCGATACCTCTGTCAAGCAGGACCTCTAACATTACTTGTGCACTCCTAAAGTAGAGGGATAAgggcagaaaagaaaaaaaaagagaggtgaAACTCACATGCTGTGCGGAGGAAGAGGTGGCGTTTGGAATCATTAGACGACCAGAGGAGCGAGCCAGCGCTGCGGCCATGGTAGAGAAAGAGTAGTAAAGAACAGGAGTTGAAAGAGAAGGATGGAGAAGGCAGCGGCAGGGGTGCGCTCAGATCAATCTGTCACTGGACAATTAGTACGAGTTCACCAGGGAAGGGATAGGACATGGAGATAAGGAACCGATAGTCGTTGGATGCTATGACCCGAAACGGCAAAGCGACGACCCCTTCAGTTGATTCCCTCGTTGTATGGATGTGGCGATGAGGATCCCCTCCATCTCAAGTGGCTCCAGTGTGTGGCTTTATTCATTTCCACTGGATCATATGTTCACACGTACCTGTCTCTCTCACGAGAGATCATTTTATACATTTTGACCcgagagagcgagagagcgagagagagagagagagagagagagatcattttTATGCAATTGAGCCCATTAAAAGAAAAGATTTTCTTCGTTTCTCATACAAATTATTTGGTTGTGCTCAGATTTCCTAGTAATCAAGAGAAGTAGACGCTATTTTATGACCCAATGCATGGAAATTCGAGGAAGCTACACTTCCCCAAAAGGACAGTGATGGGACTCTGCTCACAACCCGTTTATACATCTAGGAAGAAAATGGTAATATGCAGGGCAATATCTGGTTTCAATCGCTGgataagaattattctcacagaccTAGTATCAAAACAAGCAGGGAGCCAAAAACCCCATGCCAAACGTTAAACAACTATAAGCGTGAAAAAAACTAAAAATGATGCTGCCACCAATCGGGCCATAGTTCCTTTCTCAGCTTATTCCATTCCATTCAATTTTGAAACGGGAGTACACTGCAAACAATACCCATGAACTTTTCACCGTGGCTTAAGCACCAAGGACAAGCCTATTTTTGACCTCTGCTGAGATggtgaaaaatgattttgacttcCACTCTTGCTGGACGAGTGCACTAGCCTTGCCATAATTGTTAAAGCGTGCCTTTATTGTGGTCAGAGGGTCGAGTGTATGCTGAGTTCCAAAGTCGAGTGTGTTCTCGTTGCTAGAGAAGCTATGGGTCAGCTCTGCACCAACTGCCGTGCTTGACAAAGAACATAATGGTGATTGAAAATAACTTGTATCCAGCAATACACAAGGATTTAATGGTGGTTGTTACTCTTATGTGCTCCAGACAATCACATCCTTTAGAAACAGGAGCAGCTGGATGAGTGTCAAATGCCATGAAAACACGAACAAACAAAAAAATTAGTGAAGCTGACATGAAACCCACAAAACTAGACTGTTCTATATTAGCAGACAATATATCGAATGGGGAAAGAATATTCCTACTGGAAGGCCTGACCTCTGCAAAACAAAAAAGGAAGGAAATACTATGTCCTGTCACCACTAAATGAAAGGCATGCTAACTTCACCACATGCCAAAAAATCTGTCCCATGACTGCCAGAGTTACATTGTATAGTAAAATACTATAGCGAACTCCTTGAGAGACTATGACTATAAAGTGTGCGACATAAGACCAGTTCATGACAAGcaaatatattcttttatttaAGAATAGAGTAAGCAAAAGAGAGAATAGAAATAGATAATATAACAAAGAATAACTGTTAGACTCAGCTAATTGTGCAATTGCCAAGGATGAAAATCTCACCTTCtcacatattatatatatgactGATGGAGATTCACCATTGGAATGTCCTCTTACAACTCACACGTTGTCAACTCACGctttgtggaaaaaaaaaaatctttcattcaTTAATTCTCG of Musa acuminata AAA Group cultivar baxijiao chromosome BXJ2-3, Cavendish_Baxijiao_AAA, whole genome shotgun sequence contains these proteins:
- the LOC135608596 gene encoding isochorismate synthase, chloroplastic-like isoform X1, which encodes MAAALARSSGRLMIPNATSSSAQHRYRSCWLSMNGCGGAGGSDKAVGICETRTLASVSAPELAVPQLKLAVSVLEANPPQSDSGIIRLQVPIRQRADALEWLQAQSQHQVLPRCFFSTRGQSLDLTSLSLVGNGGGLASTAKADGDEQELVSVAGVGSAVFFQGSYPFALQDWQSIKRFLCKDCPLIRAYGAMRFDARTVVASEWEDFGSFYFIVPQVEFDQLQESSMLALTIAWDNNLLWTWQKAMDELKATLQQISSCFGRLRKLDPKTAIISFQHFPSKGSWDISVKRALEIINGRESELVKVVLARCSKYIIDTTMDPLVLLASLKAESQNAYQFYIQPPGAPAFIGNTPEQLFHRKCFHVTSEALAGTRARGVTKAEDLQIGQDLLFSPKDNIEFVIVRESIRRKLQIICDEVHIEPSKALRKLPRIQHLSAQLSGRLRDEDNEFDILTSLHPSPAVCGLPTEEARRFIKENEMFDRGMYAGPVGWFGGRESEFAVGIRSALVKNGVSILVFAGAGIVEGTIPSLEWEELELKESQFTKLFQYQNPMVCHQKAKSTTSTAN